The following coding sequences lie in one Moritella viscosa genomic window:
- a CDS encoding membrane protein: MKARNRRILFILVFTVLAFMWQSALIAPLKILVVFLHELSHALATWLTGGKVVEFVVSAYQSGHVSSAGGSRFIILSAGYLGSLLFGLLFYAASRRRQTTDISLALLAITMLLVAVFFGGTLYTIGFAAVIAFVILALLKYASTGIKQTVLLVFASASMIYVPLDIWQDTIIHSGSLSDARMLANEIGGATFMWGGLWFLASLYFIYLTLRKS, translated from the coding sequence ATGAAAGCGAGAAATAGACGAATCTTATTTATACTCGTGTTTACCGTTCTCGCCTTTATGTGGCAAAGCGCGTTAATTGCTCCACTTAAGATACTGGTTGTTTTTTTACATGAGCTAAGCCATGCGCTTGCTACTTGGTTAACCGGCGGTAAAGTCGTGGAGTTTGTCGTATCTGCCTATCAGAGTGGGCATGTTAGTTCTGCGGGGGGATCGCGTTTTATTATTCTTAGTGCTGGTTATTTAGGCTCGTTACTTTTTGGTTTGTTATTTTATGCAGCGAGTAGACGTCGTCAAACAACGGATATTAGTTTAGCATTATTAGCAATTACCATGTTATTGGTTGCGGTATTCTTTGGTGGCACTTTATATACTATCGGCTTTGCTGCTGTCATTGCTTTTGTGATTCTGGCGTTACTCAAGTACGCTAGCACAGGTATTAAGCAAACCGTTTTATTGGTGTTTGCTAGTGCTAGTATGATTTATGTTCCTCTAGATATTTGGCAGGATACCATTATTCATAGTGGTTCATTATCTGATGCTCGTATGTTAGCCAATGAAATTGGTGGCGCGACCTTTATGTGGGGTGGTCTGTGGTTTCTTGCCAGCTTATATTTTATTTATTTAACGTTACGAAAATCCTGA
- the msrA gene encoding peptide methionine sulfoxide reductase: MFFAKNKLTMVSESDALPDNPTAITVDSLHYVSSTNMVPPFIAQHQVCYFAMGCFWGAERLFWSVPGVVTTAVGYQGGYTVHPRYQEVCSGQTGHTESVLVVFDPAVISYAELLILFWENHQPTQGMRQGADQGTQYRSAIYCTSPQQLVQAKASADHYQQALTDAGSAELITTEIDLAAPFYYAEQEHQQYLAKNPQGYCGLGGSGICYPGN; the protein is encoded by the coding sequence ATGTTTTTTGCAAAAAATAAGTTAACCATGGTTAGTGAATCAGATGCACTACCTGATAATCCAACTGCAATAACTGTTGATTCGTTACATTATGTATCGTCAACTAATATGGTTCCGCCTTTTATAGCTCAACATCAAGTCTGCTATTTTGCGATGGGCTGCTTTTGGGGCGCAGAGCGATTATTTTGGTCTGTACCGGGTGTTGTTACGACGGCTGTTGGTTACCAAGGTGGCTACACTGTGCATCCGCGTTATCAGGAAGTTTGCTCAGGTCAAACTGGACATACGGAATCGGTGCTCGTCGTATTTGATCCTGCAGTCATTAGTTACGCGGAGCTTTTGATCTTGTTTTGGGAAAACCATCAGCCAACGCAGGGGATGCGCCAAGGTGCTGACCAAGGTACACAATATCGTTCTGCGATTTACTGTACTTCACCGCAGCAATTAGTTCAGGCTAAAGCGTCTGCTGACCATTATCAACAAGCGCTTACAGACGCGGGAAGTGCAGAGTTAATCACCACTGAGATTGACCTAGCTGCGCCATTTTATTATGCAGAACAAGAGCATCAACAATATCTTGCTAAAAATCCTCAAGGTTATTGTGGGCTAGGCGGTTCTGGTATCTGTTATCCAGGGAATTAA
- the pssA gene encoding CDP-diacylglycerol--serine O-phosphatidyltransferase — protein MKSLEFYQSTITNLKQLPMSAGHIDVLFSARDFKAKILDLIASSSKRIYISALYLQDDEAGREVLDALYQARVNNPRLVIKVFVDFHRAQRGLIGQKDHGGNADLYKDMRKKLGDKVTILGVPVKGKEVLGVLHLKGFIFDDTVLYSGASINDIYLHQADKYRCDRYHVLYNPALADSMVSYLEDYFVSQNAVTRLDDDTIPSSKALKQDIRQFKLKLRSAQYHYINTTPESNEVGITPISGFGRHGNKLNQTITNLLRAVESEITIFTPYFNLPLSISKDIKRLLKRNVKVTLVIGDKTANDFYIPPSEPFKVISALPYIYESYLYKFVKSCQPFIDRGLLNVRLWKDEGNSFHLKGLCCDYKYHLLTGNNLNPRAWGLDLENGILIHDPKQLLKDTLQAEQEHVLKNTRRIKHLSDLDCLADYPAPVQKFMRRIKTTRLDMLLKRIL, from the coding sequence ATGAAATCATTAGAGTTTTATCAATCTACGATTACCAACTTAAAGCAACTGCCAATGTCGGCAGGGCATATTGATGTTTTATTTTCAGCGCGTGATTTTAAAGCAAAAATATTAGACTTAATTGCTTCATCTTCGAAACGCATTTATATTTCGGCTCTTTATCTCCAAGACGATGAAGCCGGTAGAGAAGTTCTTGACGCGCTTTATCAAGCTCGTGTAAATAATCCTAGATTAGTGATTAAAGTGTTCGTTGATTTTCATCGAGCACAACGCGGTCTTATTGGTCAAAAAGATCATGGTGGTAATGCCGATCTCTATAAAGACATGCGTAAAAAACTCGGTGACAAAGTCACGATCTTAGGTGTACCAGTGAAAGGTAAAGAAGTATTGGGTGTATTGCATCTGAAAGGCTTTATCTTTGATGATACCGTGCTTTACAGTGGTGCGAGTATTAATGATATCTATTTACATCAAGCGGATAAATACCGCTGCGATCGTTATCATGTGCTTTATAATCCTGCGCTAGCCGACTCGATGGTCTCTTATTTAGAGGACTATTTTGTAAGCCAAAATGCGGTGACACGACTTGATGACGATACGATCCCGTCAAGCAAAGCATTGAAACAAGATATCCGCCAGTTTAAGTTGAAATTACGCAGTGCCCAGTATCATTATATTAATACTACACCAGAAAGTAATGAAGTGGGTATAACACCTATTTCTGGTTTTGGCCGTCACGGTAATAAACTCAACCAAACGATTACTAATCTATTACGTGCGGTAGAAAGTGAAATCACTATTTTCACCCCGTATTTTAACTTGCCATTATCAATATCAAAAGACATTAAACGTCTGCTAAAGCGTAATGTGAAAGTAACCTTGGTTATTGGTGACAAAACGGCCAACGATTTCTACATTCCACCGTCAGAACCGTTCAAAGTTATTTCTGCATTACCTTATATTTACGAAAGTTACCTGTATAAATTTGTGAAAAGCTGTCAGCCGTTTATCGATCGGGGTCTGCTTAATGTTAGATTATGGAAAGATGAAGGTAACAGTTTCCACCTTAAAGGTCTGTGCTGTGATTATAAGTACCACCTATTAACAGGTAATAACTTGAATCCACGTGCGTGGGGGTTAGATTTAGAGAATGGTATTTTAATTCATGATCCTAAACAGTTATTAAAAGATACTCTACAAGCTGAGCAAGAACATGTGTTGAAAAATACCCGTCGTATTAAGCACCTGTCTGATTTAGACTGTTTGGCGGACTACCCTGCACCAGTACAAAAATTTATGCGTCGTATTAAAACAACACGCTTGGATATGTTACTCAAACGTATTCTATAA
- the grxA gene encoding glutaredoxin 1, whose translation MFTVIFGRPGCPFCVRAKQIAETLKAEHEDFDFNYIDMLAEGISKADLEKSAGVPVNTVPQIFIDEKHLGGCTEFEQYAKENLGLYA comes from the coding sequence ATGTTTACAGTTATTTTTGGTCGTCCTGGTTGCCCTTTCTGCGTACGTGCAAAACAAATTGCAGAAACACTAAAAGCTGAGCATGAAGATTTTGATTTCAACTACATCGATATGCTTGCAGAAGGCATCAGCAAAGCTGACCTAGAAAAATCAGCCGGTGTACCAGTTAATACTGTTCCACAAATTTTCATTGATGAAAAACACCTCGGTGGCTGTACTGAGTTTGAACAGTACGCTAAAGAAAACCTAGGTCTATATGCATAA
- the pdxH gene encoding pyridoxine/pyridoxamine 5'-phosphate oxidase, with amino-acid sequence MSLLNKIRCAFTLGQGVLVDLPDLDPSVDPFDQFQNWFKAAQDCGIVLPESMTVSTVDANGYPSCRVVLLKELTKEGFVFFTNYDSRKGQELAQNPHIALTFHWNILQRQVRIQGVVEKISAEDSNTYFQSRGRGSRIGAWASEQSAVITSRKILEQQVKQFTDKFADKEVPLPEFWGGYVVKPTSIEFWQGKADRLHDRFSYVKDGNDWRVDRLAP; translated from the coding sequence ATGTCTTTATTAAATAAGATTCGTTGTGCATTTACCTTAGGGCAAGGCGTACTAGTCGACTTGCCCGACCTTGATCCAAGTGTTGACCCATTTGATCAGTTCCAGAACTGGTTCAAAGCGGCGCAAGACTGCGGTATCGTCTTACCTGAATCCATGACAGTGTCTACGGTTGATGCGAATGGTTACCCTTCCTGTCGCGTTGTACTACTCAAAGAATTGACCAAAGAAGGCTTTGTTTTCTTTACCAATTACGACAGTAGAAAAGGCCAGGAACTCGCTCAAAACCCCCATATCGCGCTAACATTCCATTGGAATATTTTACAGCGTCAAGTACGAATTCAAGGTGTGGTCGAAAAGATCTCAGCTGAAGATTCTAATACCTACTTCCAGTCTCGTGGACGTGGTAGCCGAATCGGTGCATGGGCATCAGAACAAAGTGCAGTGATCACTTCACGCAAAATCCTTGAACAACAAGTTAAACAGTTCACCGATAAATTTGCAGATAAAGAAGTACCACTACCTGAGTTTTGGGGTGGCTACGTAGTGAAACCGACAAGTATAGAGTTTTGGCAAGGTAAAGCCGATCGCTTACATGACCGCTTTAGTTATGTGAAAGATGGAAATGACTGGCGTGTTGATCGCCTAGCGCCTTAA
- the cobQ gene encoding cobyric acid synthase: MTKPIMIMGCTSDAGKSFVVAGLCRMFANRGINVVPFKAQNMSNNAAVTAKGEEIGRAQYLQAIAAKVTPNVRMNPVLLKPSADTQSQLILNGKPAPELSEIPWMERKAYLFTHVEKALNDLQQEYQQVIIEGAGSPAEVNLRAGDIVNMSVALACHADVYLVADIDKGGAFAHLLGTFMCLAKEEQKLIKGFVLNKFRGDPLLLGNAMDWLEEKTGVPTVANIHYFPHRLPEEDTLHHRAAHKSGHINIALVAYPYAANMDEFDNLIHQDNVSVVPLRDGQSLADFDAIILPGSKNTAASLLHLRESGLANEIYKAAQRGQPILGICGGMQLLGEQILDPHHIEGGDEQGLGLLPIITAHAQTKTTRQRDIDWQGFKLSGYEIHHGKTTISEVSQTARCRSFIETNLGWQKGNIYGCYLHGLFDNKGFINQFLANLGWVGEANDHAVSLDAELNRVGDMFEKLNWL; encoded by the coding sequence ATGACAAAGCCAATCATGATCATGGGGTGTACTAGCGACGCCGGTAAAAGTTTCGTTGTTGCGGGTTTATGCCGAATGTTTGCTAATCGTGGTATTAATGTCGTGCCATTTAAAGCCCAGAACATGAGTAATAATGCTGCTGTTACCGCTAAAGGTGAAGAGATTGGTCGTGCCCAATATTTACAAGCCATTGCCGCTAAAGTCACCCCTAATGTACGGATGAACCCGGTATTATTAAAACCGAGTGCTGACACCCAAAGCCAACTTATCTTAAACGGAAAACCAGCGCCGGAGTTGAGTGAGATACCTTGGATGGAACGTAAAGCTTATCTGTTCACCCATGTTGAAAAAGCCCTTAACGATCTGCAGCAAGAATATCAACAAGTCATTATTGAGGGGGCGGGGAGTCCGGCTGAAGTGAATCTACGAGCGGGTGACATTGTTAATATGAGTGTTGCATTGGCTTGTCATGCTGATGTCTATTTAGTTGCTGATATTGATAAAGGCGGCGCATTCGCGCATTTACTTGGTACCTTTATGTGCCTTGCAAAAGAAGAGCAGAAACTGATTAAAGGTTTTGTATTAAATAAATTCCGTGGTGACCCATTACTACTCGGTAATGCAATGGACTGGTTGGAAGAAAAGACCGGTGTACCTACCGTTGCTAATATTCACTATTTTCCGCATCGTTTACCTGAGGAAGACACCTTACATCATCGTGCCGCGCACAAAAGCGGGCATATCAATATTGCGTTGGTTGCTTATCCTTATGCGGCGAACATGGATGAGTTTGATAACTTGATTCACCAAGACAATGTCAGTGTTGTACCACTACGAGACGGTCAATCATTGGCTGATTTTGATGCTATTATCTTACCTGGTAGTAAAAATACAGCGGCGAGCTTATTACATTTACGTGAATCTGGTTTAGCCAATGAGATCTACAAAGCGGCGCAGCGTGGACAACCTATTCTTGGTATTTGTGGCGGCATGCAATTACTTGGTGAGCAGATTTTGGACCCGCACCACATTGAAGGTGGTGATGAGCAAGGTTTAGGACTACTCCCTATCATCACAGCACATGCTCAGACTAAAACCACACGACAGCGTGATATTGACTGGCAAGGTTTTAAATTATCGGGTTATGAAATTCACCACGGTAAAACAACGATCAGCGAGGTGAGTCAAACGGCCCGTTGTAGAAGCTTTATCGAAACTAATCTAGGTTGGCAGAAGGGGAATATCTATGGCTGTTATTTACATGGACTGTTTGATAATAAAGGCTTTATTAACCAGTTTCTGGCGAACTTAGGTTGGGTTGGTGAAGCGAACGATCATGCTGTAAGCTTAGATGCGGAACTAAACCGTGTTGGTGATATGTTTGAAAAGTTGAACTGGTTATAA